The Anopheles merus strain MAF chromosome 2L, AmerM5.1, whole genome shotgun sequence genome has a segment encoding these proteins:
- the LOC121594678 gene encoding chitin-binding lectin 1-like, with protein MRSLLVLAVLVTASQAYSVFQNPPCSGTTPCLINCVQNSRCPIYNPAKPVLLPGPTCDRFYKCESGRACETLCPGGTHFNAREQACDWPHRACCDPNIECRPDPCGPSGDCGGGDSPIVPAPPPPPPPPPPPAQPPCSGGGICAINCPVDNRCPMFDGLKPTLLPGPTCGVYAKCIAGRACPMQCPAGLHFNAAKQICDWPFQACCDPSVECRPDPCGPSGDCGGGGGPIYPPPPPPPPPPPPPQPPCSGGGICANNCPVDNRCPMFDGSKPTLLPGPTCGVYAKCIAGRACPMQCPAGLHFNAAKQICDWPFQACCDPSVQCRPDPCPPGAFGCGQNNQNNHFNNNWMWG; from the coding sequence ATGAGAAGTTTACTCGTGTTGGCTGTCCTCGTGACGGCCTCCCAGGCGTACTCGGTGTTCCAGAACCCACCGTGCTCGGGCACCACGCCCTGCCTGATCAACTGCGTGCAGAACTCGCGCTGCCCGATCTACAACCCGGCCAAGCCGGTCCTGCTTCCGGGCCCGACCTGCGACCGTTTCTACAAGTGCGAGAGTGGCCGCGCCTGCGAGACCCTCTGCCCGGGCGGTACCCACTTCAATGCCCGCGAGCAGGCGTGCGACTGGCCGCACCGTGCCTGTTGCGACCCGAACATTGAGTGCCGTCCGGATCCGTGCGGACCCAGCGGTGACTGCGGAGGCGGTGACAGTCCGATCGTTCCAGCACccccaccacctccaccaccaccaccaccaccggcgcAGCCCCCGTGCAGCGGTGGAGGCATCTGTGCCATCAACTGCCCCGTAGACAACCGTTGCCCGATGTTCGACGGCTTGAAGCCGACGCTCCTGCCCGGACCGACCTGTGGCGTGTACGCCAAGTGTATCGCTGGACGCGCCTGCCCGATGCAGTGCCCCGCTGGACTGCACTTCAACGCCGCCAAGCAGATCTGCGACTGGCCGTTCCAGGCTTGCTGCGATCCGAGCGTGGAATGCCGCCCGGACCCATGCGGACCCAGCGGTGACTGCGGAGGCGGTGGCGGTCCGATCTATCCACCACccccaccacctccaccaccgccaccaccaccacagcccCCGTGCAGCGGTGGAGGCATCTGCGCCAACAACTGCCCCGTAGACAACCGTTGCCCGATGTTCGACGGCTCGAAGCCGACGCTCCTGCCCGGACCGACCTGTGGCGTGTACGCCAAGTGTATCGCTGGACGTGCCTGCCCGATGCAGTGCCCCGCTGGACTGCACTTCAACGCCGCCAAGCAGATCTGCGACTGGCCGTTCCAGGCTTGCTGCGATCCGAGCGTGCAGTGTCGCCCCGACCCATGCCCGCCGGGTGCATTCGGCTGTGGCCAGAACAACCAGAACAACCACTTCAACAACAACTGGATGTGGGGTTAA
- the LOC121594858 gene encoding methyltransferase-like protein isoform X2 produces the protein MTETTEEPIATEQLEQPSVRPQFGNRFLSAGDDVFQHNAWDNVQWDEEQENAALEGVKKNSSVKLSDAEVTRLETEADQNWDRFYGIHQNRFFKDRHWLFTEFPELAPAKGPKTVPERVLPDGEPVKRAEEVSPESDGQQRRRTIFEIGCGVGNTVFPILKYSDEKNLMIYASDFSRQAIDIMSQSPEYDTNRCKAFVLDATADRWDVPFAENSIDIVVLIFVLSAIDPERMQHVVNQIARYLKPGGLVMLRDYGRYDLAQLRFKPGKCLKDNFYVRGDGTLVYFFTQEDLRTLFTSAGLVEEQNIVDRRLQVNRGKMVKMYRVWVQVKFRKPTGN, from the exons ATGACCGAAACCACGGAAGAACCAATTGCCACGGAACAATTGGAGCAGCCTAGCGTACGGCCACAGTTTGGCAACCGGTTCCTGTCCGCCGGCGACGATGTTTTCCAGCACAACGCTTG GGATAACGTGCAGTGGGACGAGGAGCAAGAAAATGCTGCCCTGGAAGGGGTGAAGAAAAACTCATCCGTCAAGCTGTCCGACGCGGAGGTGACACGGCTGGAGACGGAAGCCGATCAGAACTGGGACCGTTTCTATGGCATCCATCAGAACCGGTTCTTCAAGGATCGTCACTGGCTGTTTACGGAGTTTCCCGAGCTGGCGCCAGCGAAGGGACCGAAGACCGTCCCGGAGCGTGTTCTGCCCGACGGGGAACCCGTTAAAAGGGCGGAGGAAGTGTCGCCGGAGAGTGATGGGCAGCAAAGGAGGAGAACGATATTTGAGATCGGATGTGGTGTGGGGAACACTGTCTTTCCCATCCTAAAGTACAGCGATGAGAAGAATTTGATGATCTACGCGAGCGACTTCTCACGGCAAGCGATCGACATCATGAGCCAGAGCCCGGAGTATGATACGAACCGGTGCAAAGCGTTTGTGCTGGATGCGACGGCCGACCGGTGGGATGTGCCGTTCGCGGAGAACAGTATCGACATCGTGGTGCTAATATTCGTACTATCCGCCATCGATCCGGAACG CATGCAGCACGTGGTGAATCAAATCGCTCGCTACCTCAAACCAGGCGGACTGGTAATGCTGCGCGACTACGGTCGCTACGATCTCGCCCAGCTACGGTTCAAGCCTGGCAAATGCCTGAAGGACAACTTTTACGTCCGCGGCGACGGTACGCTGGTATACTTTTTCACCCAGGAAGATCTGCGCACACTGTTCACGAGCGCCGGATTAGTCGAGGAGCAGAACATCGTCGACCGCCGGCTGCAGGTGAACCGGGGCAAGATGGTCAAAATGTACCGCGTGTGGGTGCAGGTCAAATTCCGCAAACCAACCGGCAACTAA
- the LOC121594858 gene encoding methyltransferase-like protein isoform X1, whose translation MFSSTTLGRLLLSSVTLARHRAPCAVQRAGSRHYCDYEYTRYRKKPAGGGTRFLRDPAQVYRFNTWDNVQWDEEQENAALEGVKKNSSVKLSDAEVTRLETEADQNWDRFYGIHQNRFFKDRHWLFTEFPELAPAKGPKTVPERVLPDGEPVKRAEEVSPESDGQQRRRTIFEIGCGVGNTVFPILKYSDEKNLMIYASDFSRQAIDIMSQSPEYDTNRCKAFVLDATADRWDVPFAENSIDIVVLIFVLSAIDPERMQHVVNQIARYLKPGGLVMLRDYGRYDLAQLRFKPGKCLKDNFYVRGDGTLVYFFTQEDLRTLFTSAGLVEEQNIVDRRLQVNRGKMVKMYRVWVQVKFRKPTGN comes from the exons ATGTTTTCCAGCACAACGCTTGGTAGGCTATTGCTCTCCTCCGTCACTCTAGCTCGGCACCGTGCTCCCTGTGCGGTGCAGCGCGCCGGAAGCCGTCACTACTGCGACTACGAATACACGCGGTACCGCAAAAAGCCCGCCGGCGGGGGGACGCGTTTCCTGCGCGATCCTGCACAGGTGTACCGCTTCAACACGTG GGATAACGTGCAGTGGGACGAGGAGCAAGAAAATGCTGCCCTGGAAGGGGTGAAGAAAAACTCATCCGTCAAGCTGTCCGACGCGGAGGTGACACGGCTGGAGACGGAAGCCGATCAGAACTGGGACCGTTTCTATGGCATCCATCAGAACCGGTTCTTCAAGGATCGTCACTGGCTGTTTACGGAGTTTCCCGAGCTGGCGCCAGCGAAGGGACCGAAGACCGTCCCGGAGCGTGTTCTGCCCGACGGGGAACCCGTTAAAAGGGCGGAGGAAGTGTCGCCGGAGAGTGATGGGCAGCAAAGGAGGAGAACGATATTTGAGATCGGATGTGGTGTGGGGAACACTGTCTTTCCCATCCTAAAGTACAGCGATGAGAAGAATTTGATGATCTACGCGAGCGACTTCTCACGGCAAGCGATCGACATCATGAGCCAGAGCCCGGAGTATGATACGAACCGGTGCAAAGCGTTTGTGCTGGATGCGACGGCCGACCGGTGGGATGTGCCGTTCGCGGAGAACAGTATCGACATCGTGGTGCTAATATTCGTACTATCCGCCATCGATCCGGAACG CATGCAGCACGTGGTGAATCAAATCGCTCGCTACCTCAAACCAGGCGGACTGGTAATGCTGCGCGACTACGGTCGCTACGATCTCGCCCAGCTACGGTTCAAGCCTGGCAAATGCCTGAAGGACAACTTTTACGTCCGCGGCGACGGTACGCTGGTATACTTTTTCACCCAGGAAGATCTGCGCACACTGTTCACGAGCGCCGGATTAGTCGAGGAGCAGAACATCGTCGACCGCCGGCTGCAGGTGAACCGGGGCAAGATGGTCAAAATGTACCGCGTGTGGGTGCAGGTCAAATTCCGCAAACCAACCGGCAACTAA
- the LOC121594859 gene encoding phosphoglycolate phosphatase 2-like, protein MAEQAKKEMKHILDLSKAERRLFLHSFDTLMSDCDGVLWNFTGPIPGVDKALQLLRTDGKKLAFISNNGMRTMEEYQKKFHSLGIDALEEEIVHPALTTVHYLKSIRMRDAVYCIGTEVFKDYLRKAGFKVLDGPKERFPDSREANQVRVYSDYFEQHGPKVGAVVIDIDVNLSLQHLMKAKCYLERDPNCVFIAGATDYIIPLDSSMDVIGPGYFIDILERTTGRKALILGKPGKALAQVVLEQFQITEPKRVLFVGDMMPQDMGFGTECGFQKLLMLSGGTPKDALHAQTDPNQLPNYYADSFADFIELYNETMHVEE, encoded by the exons ATGGCGGAACAAGCTAAGAAAGAGATGAAACACATCCTCGACCTGTCGAAAGCGGAACGGCGCCTGTTCCTCCACTCCTTCGATACGCTCATGTCCGACTGTGACGGAGTGCTGTGGAACTTTACCGGCCCCATTCCGGGCGTGGACAAagcgctgcagctgctgcggaCCGACGGCAAGAAGCTGGCCTTCATCTCCAACAACGGTATGCGCACGATGGAGGAGTACCAGAAGAAGTTCCACTCGCTCGGCATCGACGCACTGGAGGAGGAGATCGTCCATCCGGCGTTGACGACGGTGCACTATCTGAAGTCGATCCGGATGCGCGACGCGGTCTACTGCATCGGGACGGAAGTGTTTAAGGACTATCTGCGCAAGGCCGGCTTCAAAGTGCTGGACGGG CCCAAGGAACGGTTCCCGGATAGCCGCGAGGCAAATCAGGTGCGCGTGTACAGCGATTACTTTGAGCAGCACGGCCCGAAGGTCGGTGCCGTGGTGATCGATATCGACGTCAACCTGTCGCTACAGCACCTGATGAAGGCAAAGTGCTACCTGGAGCGGGATCCTAACTGTGTGTTCATTGCCGGCGCGACCGACTACATCATACCGCTCGATTCCAGCATGGACGTGATAGGGCCGGGCTACTTTATCGACATACTCGAGCGCACTACCGGCCGGAAGGCACTCATCCTGGGCAAACCGGGCAAGGCGCTGGCGCAGGTAGTGCTCGAGCAGTTCCAAATTACCGAACCGAAGCGCGTCCTGTTTGTTGGTGATAT GATGCCACAGGACATGGGTTTCGGGACAGAGTGCGGCTTCCAGAAGCTGCTCATGCTGAGCGGTGGCACACCGAAGGACGCCCTGCACGCCCAAACCGATCCGAACCAGCTGCCCAACTATTACGCCGACAGCTTTGCCGACTTTATCGAGCTGTACAATGAAACCATGCACGTCGAGGAATAG
- the LOC121594861 gene encoding phosphoglycolate phosphatase 2-like, which produces MAEQAKKEMKHILDLSKAERRLFLHSFDTLMSDCDGVLWNFTGPIPGVDKALQLLRTDGKKLAFISNNGMRTMEEYQKKFHSLGIDALEEEIVHPALTTVHYLKSIRMRDAVYCIGTEVFKDYLRKAGFKVLDGPKERFPDSREANQVRVYSDYFEQHGPKVGAVVIDIDVNLSLQHLMKAKCYLERDPNCVFIAGATDYIIPLDSSMDVIGPGYFIDILERTTGRKALILGKPGKALAQVVLEQFQITEPKRVLFVGDMMPQDMGFGTECGFQKLLMLSGGTPKDALHAQTDPNQLPNYYADSFADFIELYNETMHVEE; this is translated from the exons ATGGCGGAACAAGCTAAGAAAGAGATGAAACACATCCTCGACCTGTCGAAAGCGGAACGGCGCCTGTTCCTCCACTCCTTCGATACGCTCATGTCCGACTGTGACGGAGTGCTGTGGAACTTTACCGGCCCCATTCCGGGCGTGGACAAagcgctgcagctgctgcggaCCGACGGCAAGAAGCTGGCCTTCATCTCCAACAACGGTATGCGCACGATGGAGGAGTACCAGAAGAAGTTCCACTCGCTCGGCATCGACGCACTGGAGGAGGAGATCGTCCATCCGGCGTTGACGACGGTGCACTATCTGAAGTCGATCCGGATGCGCGACGCGGTCTACTGCATCGGGACGGAAGTGTTTAAGGACTATCTGCGCAAGGCCGGCTTCAAAGTGCTGGACGGG CCCAAGGAACGGTTCCCGGATAGCCGCGAGGCAAATCAGGTGCGCGTGTACAGCGATTACTTTGAGCAGCACGGCCCGAAGGTCGGTGCCGTGGTGATCGATATCGACGTCAACCTGTCGCTACAGCACCTGATGAAGGCAAAGTGCTACCTGGAGCGGGATCCGAACTGTGTGTTCATTGCCGGCGCGACCGACTACATCATACCGCTCGATTCCAGCATGGACGTGATAGGGCCGGGCTACTTTATCGACATACTCGAGCGCACTACCGGCCGGAAGGCACTCATCCTGGGCAAACCGGGCAAGGCGCTGGCGCAGGTAGTGCTCGAGCAGTTCCAAATTACCGAACCGAAGCGCGTCCTGTTTGTTGGTGATAT GATGCCACAGGACATGGGTTTCGGGACAGAGTGCGGCTTCCAGAAGCTGCTCATGCTGAGCGGTGGCACACCGAAGGACGCCCTGCACGCCCAAACCGATCCGAACCAGCTGCCCAACTATTACGCCGACAGCTTTGCCGACTTTATCGAGCTGTACAATGAAACCATGCACGTCGAGGAATAG
- the LOC121594857 gene encoding putative phospholipase B-like lamina ancestor, producing MLKVVGASWHKTRIGSYILIGALMLAVAALFLADMERPSYNGTYCATTYWARNSGYRLEFWGQRNDLDQVPKGAVRACFQDSILTNGWSQLELESQSTYTDTVQAYAAGIMEGALTWHNIYMHWSNTIDAVCSKDEESEEFCDWLRGLITTNVDTVKKMADMKGKHDYYWYQIALFYDQLDGLEIGFRKGVKRSRMDYEIPKQDFLLMNAAVDIRDLKIYYTNFLMENSGLKPEPAKGIMLLKLLQQPNGQSKVLLGHTSDGSYSSMLRMVKKYTLRYHLSAETARTVVSAQAAEDEDRAVVPGTNIVFTGYPGVLASLDDFYVISGRRQHRLVAAGVKMENEHVDLWRKIDLVRSVSLAPRVMAANRLGHSGRSWARYFARNPSTGVKQWLVIDMSRFVGSNETEVELLATSPASAAVDQSVEDNDIATGQDVVADGEHQRIVTKRMEDYVDDDFKEHLSAIRQVRMVTIPKAPEPVAKEELVVEASVGHSFGSGMFWVVDQLPGRLHAEDITDKIVSDGYWLTNGVAYFKEALDIGQATANATNTTAPSSTMEKILQNITDLETLARFFRQSAYRGDLDQDEPAAFGNIDLKMYTETADGTVHFRAYSGPLYDPARSTPGQAAKRSIVKSEQLHQSTATDQKTATASHGDTATVASHPFDWSRILPFEVRHQGHPDVWDFEHITPEWAWI from the exons ATGTTGAAGGTAGTCGGTGCTTCCTGGCATAAGACCCGTATAGGGTCGTACATACTCATCGGTGCACTGATGCTAGCAGTCGCTGCTCTATTCCTCGCCGATATGGAGCG TCCCAGCTACAACGGGACGTACTGTGCCACCACCTACTGGGCACGGAACTCCGGCTATCGGCTAGAGTTCTGGGGCCAGCGCAATGATCTCGATCAGGTGCCGAAGGGTGCGGTCCGTGCCTGCTTCCAGGACAGCATCCTAACGAACGGTTGGTCTCAGCTGGAGCTAGAATCTCAATCTACCTACACGGACACGGTGCAGGCGTATGCGGCCGGCATCATGGAGGGTGCACTGACGTGGCACAACATCTACATGCACTGGTCCAA CACGATCGATGCGGTCTGCTCGAAGGACGAAGAGTCGGAAGAGTTCTGCGACTGGTTGCGCGGTTTGATCACCACGAACGTGGACACGGTAAAGAAGATGGCCGATATGAAGGGCAAGCACGACTACTACTGGTACCAGATAGCGCTGTTCTACGATCAGCTGGATGGGCTCGAGATTGGCTTCCGGAAGGGTGTGAAGCGATCGCGCATGGATTACGAAATTCCCAAGCAGGACTTTCTGCTAATGAACGCCGCTGTCGATATACGCGACCTGAAGATCTACTACACCAACTTTCTGATGGAAAACAGTGGCCTGAAGCCGGAACCGGCCAAGGGAATTATGCTGCtcaagctgctgcagcagccgaACGGACAGTCAAAGGTGCTGCTCGGTCACACGTCCGATGGTAGCTACTCGTCGATGCTGCGCATGGTGAAGAAGTACACGCTGCGGTATCACCTCTCAGCGGAGACGGCACGGACTGTTGTTTCCGCGCAGGCCGCGGAGGATGAGGATCGCGCCGTCGTGCCGGGTACGAATATTGTGTTTACTGGGTATCCGGGTGTGCTGGCATCGTTGGACGATTTCTACGTGATCAGTGGACGCCGCCAGCACCGGCTAGTGGCGGCCGGTGTGAAGATGGAAAACGAGCACGTGGATCTGTGGCGCAAAATCGATTTAGTGCGCTCGGTTTCGCTGGCACCGCGCGTCATGGCAGCGAATCGGCTGGGGCACAGTGGTCGGTCCTGGGCGCGGTACTTTGCCCGCAACCCGTCGACGGGTGTGAAGCAGTGGCTGGTGATCGATATGTCACGGTTTGTGGGAAGCAATGAGACTGAGGTGGAGCTGCTTGCAACCTCCCCGGCATCGGCGGCGGTGGACCAGTCAGTGGAGGACAATGACATTGCTACTGGGCAGGATGTGGTAGCGGACGGTGAACATCAGCGCATCGTAACGAAGCGGATGGAAGACTACGTGGACGATGATTTTAAGGAGCATCTGTCCGCGATCCGTCAGGTACGGATGGTGACGATTCCAAAAGCACCCGAACCGGTCGCCAAGGAAGAGCTGGTGGTGGAAGCCAGCGTTGGTCATAGCTTTGGATCGGGCATGTTCTGGGTGGTGGATCAGCTGCCCGGTCGGCTGCACGCGGAAGACATCACCGACAAGATCGTGTCCGACGGGTACTGGCTAACGAACGGGGTGGCCTACTTCAAGGAAGCGCTCGACATCGGGCAGGCTACGGCGAACGCAACCAACACTACCGCTCCGTCCTCCACGATGGAGAAGATCCTGCAGAACATTACCGACCTGGAGACGCTGGCACGCTTCTTCCGCCAGTCCGCCTACCGGGGCGATCTCGATCAGGATGAACCGGCCGCCTTCGGCAACATCGATCTGAAGATGTACACCGAAACGGCCGACGGTACGGTACACTTCCGGGCGTACTCGGGACCCCTGTACGATCCGGCCCGCAGCACCCCGGGCCAGGCGGCCAAACGGAGCATCGTGAAGTCGGAACAGTTACATCAATCGACCGCCACCGATCAAAAGACAGCGACAGCGAGCCACGGCGATACCGCCACGGTCGCTTCCCATCCGTTCGATTGGAGTCGAATACTGCCGTTCGAAGTGCGCCACCAGGGCCACCCGGATGTGTGGGACTTTGAGCACATCACACCGGAATGGGCGTGGATATGA